Proteins from a genomic interval of Quercus lobata isolate SW786 chromosome 11, ValleyOak3.0 Primary Assembly, whole genome shotgun sequence:
- the LOC115966571 gene encoding RING-H2 finger protein ATL70-like, protein MNGVENVIQFIFFVGTIVCIVLMIVVKIMIVYGFPPQRPSGHQNHQHGFLSNTTLQQFIESIKTVPQHSIDTVELGLDEATLRNYPKLIYAQAKLHKGNSTSSYCSICLADYNDTDVLLLSPNCDHLFHLKCVDSWLRLHATCPVCRNLPFAEVATSLGVTSMT, encoded by the coding sequence ATGAATGGAGTTGAAAATGTCATCCAATTCATCTTTTTCGTTGGAACTATTGTTTGCATTGTCCTCATGATCGTAGTCAAAATAATGATTGTATATGGCTTTCCCCCTCAGCGACCTTCTGGCCATCAAAACCACCAACATGGCTTCTTATCAAATACTACCCTCCAACAATTCATAGAGTCCATCAAAACTGTCCCCCAACACTCCATCGATACCGTTGAACTAGGTCTTGATGAAGCCACCCTACGCAACTACCCAAAGCTCATTTATGCCCAAGCCAAGCTCCATAAGGGCAACTCTACCTCATCCTACTGTTCAATATGCTTGGCTGATTACAATGACACGGATGTGTTGCTCTTGTCACCTAATTGTGATCATCTCTTTCATCTTAAATGTGTGGATTCATGGTTACGGCTGCATGCTACATGTCCGGTGTGTCGAAACTTGCCTTTTGCTGAGGTGGCAACTTCATTGGGAGTAACATCCATGACTTGA